A single genomic interval of Zobellia nedashkovskayae harbors:
- a CDS encoding LacI family DNA-binding transcriptional regulator, translating to MAKKITIYDLAQKLNISPATVSRSLNDHPAISQKTKDKVLLVAKETGYRMNKFAANLSKQKSNTIGVIVPKLNSNFMSTVLSGIEKIANDVGYNLIISQSLESEEKEKLNAKTLFDSGVDALLVSLAYETENFDHFTTYTDRKIPLLFFDRVCDLPNCPTISIDNHAAGFDATQHLIEQGCKNIVHISGSLKRNVYSDRYDGYQRALYKNDIPFRKENLYESDLSIENVKTFVDRIKNSEHKVDGIFVSNDTFAVQCILGLKKEGYRVPEDIKVIGFNNDPVSEVISPNLTTIEYPGYKMGILAGESIISHLSGSINIQSADQILIKHKLIKRESTRL from the coding sequence ATGGCAAAAAAAATAACTATATATGACTTGGCACAGAAACTTAACATCTCTCCAGCCACCGTCAGCAGAAGTCTAAATGATCATCCGGCAATTAGTCAGAAGACAAAAGACAAAGTATTATTAGTAGCAAAAGAAACCGGCTACAGGATGAATAAGTTTGCGGCGAATCTGAGCAAACAAAAATCTAATACAATTGGAGTTATTGTTCCTAAGTTGAATTCTAACTTTATGTCTACGGTTTTGTCCGGTATTGAAAAGATTGCAAATGATGTTGGGTACAACCTAATAATTAGTCAATCTTTAGAATCTGAAGAAAAAGAAAAACTTAACGCAAAAACCCTTTTTGATAGTGGCGTGGATGCTCTACTTGTTTCACTGGCATACGAAACTGAAAACTTTGACCACTTTACCACTTATACGGACAGGAAGATTCCGCTCTTATTTTTTGATAGAGTGTGTGATTTGCCCAACTGTCCTACTATTTCTATAGATAATCATGCCGCAGGTTTTGATGCTACACAACACCTCATTGAACAAGGATGTAAAAATATTGTACATATAAGCGGAAGTCTTAAACGTAATGTTTATTCAGATAGATATGATGGTTATCAAAGAGCCTTATATAAAAATGATATACCGTTCAGAAAAGAAAACCTCTATGAGAGTGACCTTAGTATAGAGAACGTAAAAACATTTGTTGACCGAATAAAAAATTCAGAACATAAAGTGGATGGTATTTTTGTATCGAACGACACTTTTGCCGTACAATGTATACTAGGGTTAAAGAAAGAAGGCTACAGAGTACCAGAAGACATCAAAGTTATCGGGTTTAACAATGACCCTGTTTCCGAAGTAATATCACCCAATTTAACAACTATTGAATATCCCGGTTACAAAATGGGTATTCTAGCAGGAGAGAGCATCATCAGTCACCTTAGTGGTTCTATCAACATCCAATCTGCAGACCAAATCCTCATTAAACATAAATTAATTAAAAGAGAATCTACAAGACTCTAA